The following are encoded in a window of Haloarcula halophila genomic DNA:
- a CDS encoding glycosyltransferase family 4 protein, whose protein sequence is MALPHVATFTDTYLPTVNGVTYTVKTWRDHWQARGGRMDVVYPRSAHEPTAGEHPVRSLPFPFYEGYRLGMPQIPGGVRNADLVHAHTPFSLGMAGQRLARKLDVPLVASYHTPTAEYAEYVSFNGAVEAAVRSSAESYERWYLDRADVVVAPSDRTADYIRDLGVDVEVAVISNGVDTDFFEPKDRDAFRERHDLPDGPLVGYTGRHGYEKCLEDIVAACEGLDVTVVFGGDGPAREELEATAAESAVDVRFLGFLDREELPGLYSALDVFAFPSPVETQGLVALEANCCGTPVAGVDAGALSDTIEDGETGYSYDEGDIDGFRRAIERTLAESTRLRENCLARRERVGVGHAIDRLASVYEGVLSPVRSH, encoded by the coding sequence ATGGCACTGCCACACGTCGCGACGTTCACGGACACCTACCTCCCGACGGTCAACGGGGTCACCTACACGGTCAAGACCTGGCGGGACCACTGGCAGGCCCGTGGTGGCCGGATGGACGTCGTCTACCCGCGCAGTGCACACGAGCCGACTGCGGGCGAACACCCCGTCCGTAGCCTCCCGTTCCCGTTCTACGAGGGGTACCGCCTGGGGATGCCACAGATCCCGGGAGGGGTCCGGAACGCCGACCTGGTCCACGCTCATACTCCGTTCAGTCTCGGGATGGCCGGCCAGCGGCTCGCCCGGAAACTCGACGTCCCACTCGTCGCCTCCTATCACACGCCGACCGCGGAGTACGCCGAGTACGTCTCGTTCAACGGGGCCGTCGAGGCCGCGGTTCGATCGAGCGCCGAGAGCTACGAGCGGTGGTACCTGGACCGGGCCGACGTGGTCGTCGCCCCCAGCGATCGCACCGCCGACTACATCCGGGACCTGGGCGTCGACGTCGAGGTCGCGGTTATCTCGAACGGCGTCGACACCGACTTCTTCGAACCGAAAGATCGGGACGCCTTCCGCGAACGCCACGACCTCCCGGACGGCCCGCTCGTGGGCTATACGGGCCGACACGGGTACGAGAAGTGCCTGGAGGACATCGTCGCCGCCTGCGAGGGGCTGGACGTGACCGTCGTCTTCGGCGGGGACGGCCCGGCCCGAGAGGAGCTGGAGGCGACTGCCGCCGAGAGCGCCGTCGACGTGCGGTTCCTGGGCTTTCTCGACCGGGAGGAACTGCCGGGACTGTACAGCGCGCTCGACGTCTTCGCGTTCCCCAGCCCGGTCGAAACCCAGGGGCTCGTCGCCCTGGAGGCCAACTGCTGTGGGACCCCCGTCGCCGGCGTCGACGCGGGCGCGCTCAGCGACACGATCGAGGACGGCGAGACGGGCTACAGCTACGACGAAGGGGATATCGACGGGTTCCGCCGGGCGATCGAACGGACCCTCGCTGAGTCCACTCGGCTCCGGGAGAACTGTCTGGCCCGCCGGGAGCGGGTCGGGGTCGGGCACGCGATCGATCGGCTCGCGTCGGTCTACGAGGGCGTGTTGTCACCCGTCAGAAGTCACTGA
- a CDS encoding RAD55 family ATPase: MYEFGYQLSGVSVPPGTNLLITGPPLTGKRRLALETLASGTEDGDGGILLTTRDGADRILPVYEQLADPTAPVTVIDAVTKHVAQSVEETERISYAASPTEMTEMGIKFSEIVESYDEQPGIDRTRVVVDSLTTLLLYANLQTVFRFMHVFTSRVENADAVGVYTIESTAHGCETMNTLTQLFDGVVRVDRDGEFTVELDADPAQADPAD; the protein is encoded by the coding sequence ATGTACGAATTTGGATATCAGCTATCGGGGGTTTCGGTGCCGCCTGGGACGAATCTCCTCATTACAGGTCCACCGTTGACGGGGAAGCGTCGGCTCGCACTGGAGACACTCGCTAGCGGTACCGAAGACGGTGACGGCGGTATTTTACTCACGACCCGGGACGGCGCTGACCGAATCCTGCCAGTGTACGAACAGCTAGCTGATCCGACGGCGCCGGTAACCGTCATCGATGCAGTCACCAAGCATGTGGCCCAGTCCGTCGAGGAGACCGAGCGCATCAGTTACGCCGCGTCGCCGACTGAGATGACCGAGATGGGGATCAAGTTCTCCGAGATCGTCGAGTCCTACGACGAGCAGCCGGGGATCGACCGGACCCGCGTAGTCGTCGACTCGCTGACGACGTTGCTGCTCTACGCGAATCTTCAGACCGTCTTCCGATTCATGCACGTGTTCACCTCCCGTGTCGAGAACGCTGACGCCGTCGGGGTCTATACGATCGAATCGACCGCCCACGGATGCGAAACGATGAACACGCTCACGCAGTTGTTCGACGGCGTCGTCCGGGTCGACCGCGACGGGGAGTTCACGGTCGAACTCGATGCCGACCCGGCACAGGCCGACCCGGCCGATTAG
- a CDS encoding ribonuclease P protein component 4: MTDETAIASERIDRLASLARDAVRDGYPDRARAYVRRARRVAERHRLRLPRPFERSTCGNCDVFLVHGVNARSRTQSGHVVVTCDCGAQFRYPYD, translated from the coding sequence ATGACAGACGAGACGGCCATCGCCAGCGAACGGATCGACCGGCTCGCGTCGCTGGCTCGCGACGCCGTCCGCGATGGCTACCCCGACCGGGCTCGGGCATACGTCCGGCGAGCGCGCCGGGTCGCCGAACGCCACCGGCTCCGGCTCCCCAGACCGTTCGAGCGGTCGACGTGTGGGAATTGTGATGTATTTCTCGTCCACGGGGTCAACGCACGGTCCCGCACGCAGTCCGGTCACGTCGTTGTCACCTGTGACTGTGGCGCACAGTTCCGCTATCCGTATGATTGA
- a CDS encoding cold-shock protein, whose product MVNGTVDFFHDNGGYGFISTEDADDDVFFHMEDVGGADLEEGQDIEFDIEDAPKGPRATNVVRA is encoded by the coding sequence ATGGTAAACGGTACTGTGGATTTCTTCCACGACAACGGCGGCTACGGTTTCATCTCGACTGAGGATGCGGACGATGACGTCTTCTTCCACATGGAGGATGTCGGCGGCGCGGACCTCGAAGAGGGACAGGACATCGAATTCGACATTGAAGACGCCCCCAAGGGCCCGCGCGCGACGAACGTCGTCCGCGCATAA
- a CDS encoding transposase, with translation MTELTKTVELKLVDPNVHKQQKLRETRDAYQQALGDAFDAGCTTQAEANDVVVNYDLSGYAKNALKKYVPQLTTTYNAGDLHDDHPVRFTNEGLRLDHQPDNAIEWYVKIPHHEDYHLWLPAQSNPDQRDWLEALHAGDAVMGESRLFQRDGTWYLHVTATREVEDCSEASDDERTPIGVDIGEASLVTVCHRDDHGSPTRPKLWADEGKTVRRLRKTYFTATRRLQERESDRIAESFGDSLWNQIDDVFHRVTRDVVEYAESVENPVLVLEDLTYIRESMDYGEYMNRRLHGWGFAKLHAQIRYKAVERGISVETVNPRNTSKECHACGEVGYRPRQAAFKCRNDDCWVGEYQADVNGAINIADRYLSGESRFREHENDDDSAEDGARLTAPQDSHADAETQQETRGTYAS, from the coding sequence ATGACCGAACTCACGAAGACAGTTGAACTGAAGCTTGTGGACCCAAACGTCCACAAGCAACAGAAGCTTCGTGAGACGCGGGACGCATATCAACAAGCCCTTGGGGATGCGTTCGACGCCGGTTGTACCACCCAGGCCGAAGCGAACGACGTGGTGGTCAACTACGACTTATCGGGGTACGCAAAGAACGCCCTCAAGAAGTACGTCCCACAACTCACAACGACGTACAACGCGGGCGACTTACACGACGACCACCCTGTTCGGTTCACGAACGAGGGACTACGACTCGACCACCAGCCCGACAACGCTATTGAATGGTACGTCAAAATCCCGCACCACGAAGACTACCACCTCTGGCTGCCAGCACAGTCCAATCCCGACCAACGAGACTGGTTGGAAGCGTTACACGCTGGTGACGCGGTGATGGGTGAGAGTCGGCTATTCCAGCGGGACGGGACGTGGTATCTCCACGTCACTGCCACCCGCGAGGTGGAGGACTGTTCCGAAGCGTCCGACGACGAACGGACGCCTATCGGAGTAGACATCGGGGAAGCGTCACTCGTCACGGTGTGTCACCGCGACGACCACGGTTCTCCGACCCGCCCCAAACTGTGGGCCGACGAGGGCAAAACCGTTCGTCGGCTCCGCAAGACCTACTTCACCGCTACCCGACGGCTTCAAGAACGGGAAAGCGACCGTATCGCCGAATCGTTCGGCGACTCGCTGTGGAACCAGATAGACGACGTGTTCCACCGCGTCACCCGCGACGTCGTGGAGTACGCTGAGTCCGTCGAGAATCCCGTGCTGGTGCTAGAAGACCTGACGTACATACGGGAGTCGATGGACTACGGCGAGTACATGAATCGCCGTCTCCACGGCTGGGGGTTCGCGAAACTCCACGCGCAGATACGTTACAAAGCCGTCGAGAGGGGTATTTCTGTTGAGACGGTGAATCCGCGCAACACCTCGAAAGAATGCCATGCGTGTGGTGAGGTCGGATACCGTCCGAGACAGGCGGCGTTCAAATGCAGGAACGACGACTGCTGGGTGGGCGAGTACCAAGCCGACGTGAACGGGGCGATAAACATCGCAGACCGCTACCTCAGCGGAGAGAGTCGTTTTAGAGAACACGAAAACGACGATGACTCGGCTGAGGATGGGGCGCGTTTGACCGCGCCACAAGACAGCCACGCCGATGCTGAAACCCAGCAGGAGACGCGTGGAACGTATGCGTCTTGA
- a CDS encoding class I SAM-dependent methyltransferase produces the protein MDSHEVRRQWADRSGEYSPTYYAHYGSDATSELVRSLLERHVEFDASVLEVGCNAGRHLAELAAAGFTDLTGVDLNADALDVLAETYPDLAADGTFHAASIEEFVTDLDDDAFDVVFSVETLQHIHPDSTWVFDDIARIAGELLVTVENESGEAGTVNYVDDDLPLYYRDWNEVFSERGMTEVESTTGKRDTIRVFRPPE, from the coding sequence GTGGATTCTCACGAGGTTCGGCGACAGTGGGCGGACCGCTCGGGCGAGTATTCGCCGACGTACTACGCCCACTACGGGTCGGACGCGACGAGCGAGTTGGTCCGTTCGCTACTGGAACGACACGTCGAGTTCGACGCCAGCGTCCTCGAAGTGGGCTGTAACGCCGGGCGACACCTGGCGGAACTGGCAGCCGCCGGCTTCACCGATCTCACCGGCGTCGACCTCAACGCCGACGCACTTGACGTGTTGGCCGAGACGTATCCCGATCTGGCGGCCGACGGCACCTTCCATGCCGCATCGATCGAGGAGTTCGTCACCGACCTCGACGACGACGCGTTCGACGTGGTCTTCTCCGTCGAGACACTCCAGCACATCCATCCTGATTCGACGTGGGTGTTCGACGACATCGCACGGATCGCCGGCGAACTTCTGGTCACCGTCGAGAACGAGAGCGGCGAGGCCGGGACGGTCAACTACGTCGACGACGATTTACCGCTGTACTATCGGGACTGGAACGAGGTGTTCTCCGAGCGGGGGATGACCGAGGTCGAATCGACGACCGGAAAACGCGATACGATACGGGTATTCCGGCCCCCGGAGTGA
- a CDS encoding glycosyltransferase family 4 protein, producing the protein MRVLNYLELDGHLDRSGIGTAVDQQRAALAQADADVDVVTEPWHDGHPGWAIGGNLAFDDPVFREYDLAHCNMIGPGSVAVARHARRNDIPLVLHAHVTREDFRDSFRGSNLVAPALGKYLKWFYSTADLVLCPSEYTKGVLESYPVDTPIRPITNGVDIDALEGFEGTRESYRDRYDLDGMVVFAVGNVFERKGLTTFCELAQATEYDFAWFGPYDDGPQASKAVKRWVNDPPENVTFTGWIDDIRGAFGAGDVYLFPTKAENQGIAVLEAMACGKAVVLSDIPVFREYYEDGHDCLICADESEFREALDRLAENPDLRRRLGENARATAREHGLDRVAGRLTETYEELA; encoded by the coding sequence GTGCGCGTCCTGAACTACCTCGAACTCGACGGCCACCTCGACCGGTCGGGGATCGGTACCGCCGTCGATCAGCAGCGGGCGGCGCTGGCACAGGCAGACGCCGACGTCGACGTGGTGACCGAGCCGTGGCACGACGGCCATCCCGGGTGGGCCATCGGCGGAAACCTGGCGTTCGACGACCCGGTCTTCCGCGAGTACGATCTGGCACACTGCAACATGATCGGCCCCGGGTCGGTGGCGGTCGCCCGACACGCCCGGCGAAACGACATTCCACTGGTCCTCCACGCCCACGTGACCCGGGAAGACTTCCGGGACAGCTTCAGAGGGTCGAACCTCGTCGCACCGGCGCTGGGGAAGTATCTCAAGTGGTTCTACTCGACCGCCGATCTGGTGCTCTGTCCCTCCGAGTACACCAAGGGCGTCCTGGAGTCGTACCCCGTCGACACCCCGATCCGACCGATCACGAACGGCGTCGACATCGACGCACTGGAGGGGTTCGAGGGGACCCGAGAGTCCTACCGCGACCGGTACGACCTCGACGGGATGGTCGTCTTCGCCGTCGGAAACGTCTTCGAGCGGAAAGGACTGACGACGTTCTGTGAACTCGCCCAGGCGACCGAGTACGACTTCGCGTGGTTTGGCCCCTACGACGACGGCCCGCAGGCCTCGAAGGCGGTAAAACGGTGGGTCAACGACCCGCCCGAGAACGTCACGTTCACCGGGTGGATCGACGACATCCGCGGCGCGTTCGGCGCCGGCGACGTCTACCTGTTCCCGACGAAGGCCGAGAACCAGGGGATCGCCGTCCTGGAGGCGATGGCCTGCGGGAAGGCGGTCGTCCTCTCGGATATCCCCGTCTTCCGGGAGTACTACGAGGACGGCCACGACTGTCTCATCTGCGCCGACGAGTCGGAGTTTCGGGAGGCGCTGGACCGCCTGGCGGAGAACCCCGACCTGCGCCGGCGGCTCGGCGAGAACGCCAGAGCGACCGCCCGCGAACACGGGCTGGATCGGGTCGCCGGCCGACTGACCGAGACCTACGAGGAACTGGCCTGA
- a CDS encoding patatin-like phospholipase family protein, which yields MPTDQTNVAIACQGGGSHTAFTAGVLRELLRDLPEKYNIVGFSGTSGGAACATLAWYGHVHPEADPGELLTGFWTDLSASSPLHRVANNVIRWGIALERAGVPLPDISPADSPGSKWGKDEFQKLLESYVDFDAVPELLDGTEPGLFLSAIDVCGGTFEIFREDDLSSDAIIASAAEPHLFEAVEIDGKHYWDGLFSKNPPMQDFMEATDNPDPDEIWLIKINPQERPEVPRSMEGIHNRRNELSGNLSMTAEIRFIERINGFIEKGYLPERYTHTEIRRIRFPKSRKLDWRTKLDRDPEFIERLVKDGEKQAKTFLDAL from the coding sequence ATGCCCACCGACCAGACAAACGTCGCTATCGCCTGTCAAGGGGGCGGTAGTCACACTGCGTTCACCGCAGGTGTCCTCCGAGAGCTGCTACGGGATCTCCCCGAGAAGTACAATATCGTCGGCTTTAGCGGCACGTCTGGCGGCGCTGCCTGTGCGACACTGGCCTGGTACGGCCACGTCCATCCCGAAGCGGACCCGGGCGAACTACTGACCGGGTTCTGGACGGACCTCTCGGCGTCCTCGCCGCTCCATCGGGTTGCGAACAACGTCATCCGATGGGGTATCGCTCTCGAACGGGCCGGCGTCCCCTTACCCGATATCAGTCCGGCCGACTCGCCGGGTTCGAAATGGGGGAAAGACGAGTTCCAGAAACTGCTCGAATCGTACGTCGATTTCGACGCGGTTCCCGAGTTGCTCGACGGCACCGAGCCCGGCCTGTTTCTCAGTGCCATCGACGTCTGCGGTGGCACCTTCGAGATCTTCCGTGAAGACGACCTCTCCAGCGATGCGATCATCGCCTCGGCCGCCGAACCACACCTGTTCGAAGCGGTCGAGATCGACGGCAAACACTACTGGGACGGCCTGTTCTCGAAGAATCCCCCGATGCAGGATTTCATGGAAGCGACGGACAATCCGGACCCCGACGAGATCTGGCTCATCAAAATCAACCCACAGGAACGACCGGAGGTCCCACGGAGCATGGAAGGGATCCACAACCGCCGGAACGAACTCTCCGGAAACCTCTCGATGACCGCCGAGATACGATTCATCGAACGCATCAACGGCTTCATCGAGAAGGGCTATCTCCCCGAACGGTACACGCATACGGAGATCCGACGGATTCGTTTCCCGAAGAGTCGCAAGCTCGACTGGCGGACGAAACTCGACCGCGACCCCGAGTTCATCGAACGACTGGTCAAGGACGGCGAGAAGCAGGCCAAGACGTTCCTCGACGCGCTGTAG
- a CDS encoding MFS transporter yields the protein MASDRWLYAWAVGSVALGAASLLVPLYFVSIGGGTLMLGVLAGVAAAAGAPGALIFGRIADRTGRRRVLVLAALGMAVAGIVGVSLTESELLVVAGNGLLWFAAGAAAPVLTLLVTVGHLEREWSARFATLNRYQGWGWAGGLVLGLVWTTALSGPLDPQTAQRTLLWVCAGTAGIAGLLAGGWLPADRGELEGPRPSRVARALARSRRLPVRSATFPVGPGRLYWLTRRISVSDLLARLTPSLSLYFVAIVATFVGFGIFWGPLPLYLSRSLSYGSGTVFALYLVSSVGSALCYGGAGRLADRYDASALQAAALLSRAVLHPLVAVVGLSVAATTLSLVTNGVVFVLIGVAWAVIAVTAASIVTRLAPPSIRGVALGLYTAVSGLANGLGSVLGGWLGARGFLLAFGVAGAFVFVGTVLVAVVWRRAPQNSGEQSPLAG from the coding sequence ATGGCTTCGGACCGCTGGTTGTACGCGTGGGCGGTCGGCTCCGTCGCGCTGGGTGCGGCATCGTTGCTCGTCCCGCTGTATTTCGTGAGTATCGGCGGCGGGACGCTGATGCTCGGTGTCCTGGCGGGTGTCGCGGCCGCCGCGGGCGCACCCGGTGCGCTCATCTTCGGCCGAATCGCCGATCGGACCGGGCGCCGCCGCGTGCTCGTGTTGGCCGCACTCGGGATGGCTGTGGCCGGAATCGTCGGGGTGTCGCTGACCGAGTCCGAACTGCTCGTCGTCGCCGGTAACGGACTGTTGTGGTTCGCGGCGGGGGCCGCCGCACCTGTACTGACACTGCTTGTCACTGTCGGCCACCTCGAACGAGAGTGGTCGGCACGGTTCGCCACACTGAACCGCTACCAAGGGTGGGGCTGGGCGGGGGGACTCGTCCTCGGGTTGGTCTGGACGACGGCGCTCTCGGGTCCGCTGGACCCACAGACCGCACAGCGAACACTTCTGTGGGTCTGTGCCGGGACGGCCGGGATCGCCGGACTCCTGGCTGGCGGCTGGCTTCCCGCCGATCGCGGCGAGTTGGAGGGGCCACGGCCGAGTCGGGTCGCCCGCGCGCTCGCGCGCTCCCGCCGGCTCCCCGTCAGGTCGGCGACGTTTCCGGTCGGACCGGGGCGGCTCTACTGGCTCACCCGACGGATCAGCGTGAGCGATCTGCTGGCACGACTAACCCCGTCGCTGTCGCTGTACTTCGTGGCCATCGTCGCGACGTTCGTCGGCTTCGGGATCTTCTGGGGGCCGCTACCGCTGTATCTCTCCCGCTCACTCTCGTATGGCTCCGGGACGGTCTTCGCCCTGTATCTGGTCTCCAGTGTCGGGTCCGCGCTGTGTTACGGCGGGGCCGGCCGGCTCGCAGACCGCTACGACGCCAGCGCGCTCCAGGCGGCCGCCCTGCTCTCCCGAGCGGTGTTGCACCCGCTGGTCGCCGTCGTCGGCCTCTCGGTGGCGGCGACGACCCTGTCGCTCGTGACCAACGGCGTCGTGTTCGTGCTCATCGGGGTCGCCTGGGCCGTCATCGCGGTCACGGCAGCGAGTATCGTCACGCGGCTCGCGCCGCCGTCGATCCGCGGGGTCGCGCTCGGACTCTACACCGCCGTCTCGGGACTCGCCAACGGACTCGGCTCCGTGCTGGGCGGCTGGCTCGGCGCTCGCGGCTTCCTGCTGGCGTTCGGTGTCGCCGGCGCGTTCGTCTTCGTCGGGACAGTGCTGGTGGCCGTCGTCTGGCGGCGCGCCCCCCAGAACAGCGGCGAGCAGTCGCCGCTGGCAGGGTGA
- a CDS encoding YhbY family RNA-binding protein, which yields MSDASRRQEIHELDATLRVGKHGVESVADELDDQLSDRSLVKVKFLRAARGGTTTEELAADLAELAGADVVQTRGHTAVFER from the coding sequence ATGTCAGATGCGAGTCGACGACAGGAGATACACGAACTCGATGCGACACTCCGCGTCGGGAAACACGGCGTCGAATCGGTCGCCGACGAACTCGACGACCAACTGTCCGACCGATCGCTCGTGAAGGTAAAATTCCTCCGTGCCGCCCGCGGGGGGACGACCACGGAAGAGCTGGCAGCCGACCTCGCTGAACTGGCCGGCGCCGACGTCGTCCAGACTCGCGGGCACACAGCGGTGTTCGAACGATGA
- a CDS encoding DUF5798 family protein codes for MGLGSTAKKIQKVADIAEDLYAKVTELKTQLQELRGTVEETNDRVDDLDRELAEQRALLEAIADEQGIDVETVQTEALIDDAETEPDTDDTTR; via the coding sequence ATGGGACTGGGCTCGACCGCCAAGAAGATCCAGAAGGTCGCGGACATCGCCGAAGACCTCTACGCGAAGGTCACCGAACTGAAGACACAGCTCCAAGAGTTGCGGGGGACTGTCGAGGAGACCAACGACCGCGTCGACGACCTCGACCGGGAACTGGCCGAACAGCGAGCGCTGCTGGAAGCTATCGCCGACGAGCAGGGGATCGACGTCGAGACGGTCCAGACCGAAGCGCTCATCGACGACGCCGAAACGGAGCCCGACACGGACGACACCACCCGCTAA
- a CDS encoding SDR family NAD(P)-dependent oxidoreductase, with protein sequence MTVDEAMAKYGPSEVTRDDLLTIDDPNYTADNVVIVTGGGAGIGRATALAFAANGLTVVATDRDDDGLDAVQTEAAELSLPGEVVTVTANLTDDDGLERIVDTAAEQGSLRYLINNAGIQTVAPIESFPIEKYDLMHDVMQRAPLVLTKHCLPHFRANEDGRGVVGNMCSVHGHIVTKDKVAYNTTKFGLRGLTQSTAAEGDGKVRAFTVSTAYVKTALVAKQLPDTADRRGMTVDEVVEKVMLERTRVKEMMEPYEVANLFVMGCSHHSRHLNGGDMTHEGGMSLTY encoded by the coding sequence ATGACTGTCGACGAGGCGATGGCCAAGTACGGTCCCAGTGAGGTGACACGCGACGATCTATTGACGATCGACGACCCGAACTACACCGCTGACAACGTCGTGATCGTCACGGGCGGCGGTGCAGGGATCGGCCGTGCAACGGCACTGGCGTTCGCTGCGAACGGCCTCACGGTCGTTGCGACCGACCGCGACGACGACGGGCTCGACGCCGTCCAAACCGAGGCCGCGGAGCTTTCCCTCCCCGGCGAGGTCGTTACGGTGACGGCGAACCTGACGGACGACGACGGCCTCGAACGCATCGTGGACACCGCCGCCGAGCAGGGGTCGCTCCGCTATCTGATCAACAACGCCGGCATCCAGACCGTCGCGCCGATCGAGTCGTTCCCCATCGAGAAGTACGATCTGATGCACGACGTCATGCAGCGAGCACCGCTCGTTCTCACCAAACACTGTCTCCCCCATTTCCGGGCCAACGAGGACGGCCGTGGCGTGGTCGGCAACATGTGCTCTGTCCACGGCCATATCGTGACGAAGGACAAGGTCGCGTACAACACGACGAAGTTCGGGTTGCGCGGGCTGACTCAATCGACCGCCGCCGAAGGCGACGGAAAGGTCCGTGCCTTCACTGTCAGCACCGCGTACGTCAAGACGGCACTCGTCGCCAAACAGCTCCCCGACACCGCCGACCGGCGCGGGATGACAGTCGACGAAGTCGTCGAGAAGGTGATGCTCGAACGAACCCGAGTGAAGGAGATGATGGAACCCTACGAGGTCGCGAACCTGTTCGTCATGGGCTGTTCTCATCACAGTCGGCATCTCAACGGCGGCGATATGACCCACGAAGGTGGGATGAGCCTTACCTACTGA
- a CDS encoding DUF7548 family protein, which translates to MNDLRVAPTVGIAGCLLYLVALAVPYALVETTSAVGAYYGSGALTPLVPATFAIIGVIVFAAGREGRSDPSVVAGAGLVLGLFLVGLSLVWAVTVPESLVLGLTESTLMEYHRWVVVVAAVPVPLGATWFANALDLL; encoded by the coding sequence ATGAACGACCTCCGTGTCGCGCCCACCGTGGGCATCGCCGGGTGTCTGCTGTACCTCGTCGCGCTGGCTGTTCCGTATGCGCTCGTCGAGACGACGAGTGCCGTCGGCGCGTACTACGGATCGGGCGCGCTGACGCCACTGGTGCCGGCCACCTTCGCGATCATCGGCGTGATCGTCTTCGCTGCGGGCCGGGAAGGCCGGTCCGACCCCAGCGTGGTCGCCGGTGCAGGCCTCGTCCTGGGGCTCTTCCTCGTCGGCCTCTCGCTTGTGTGGGCGGTGACCGTCCCCGAGAGCCTCGTCCTCGGGTTGACCGAGTCGACGCTCATGGAGTACCACCGCTGGGTGGTCGTCGTCGCCGCAGTTCCGGTTCCGCTCGGTGCCACGTGGTTCGCGAACGCACTGGATCTGCTGTAA
- a CDS encoding mechanosensitive ion channel family protein, which yields MIQTTPTGGAASGGAVAGLLDSAGVPYAGPIGAAISFIIAFAVVYVLGRLLILPVVDRTLKTRELDEHARKPLKKVTSILIVFVAISVAFGFAGYGNFLQSLATVAAAATLAIGFAMQDVLKNFVAGVFIYTDKPFRIGDWIEWDGNSGIVEDISLRVSRVRTFDNELLTVPNSNLTDGVIKNPVAKGQLRLQFLFGIGYDDDIDKATEIIIEEAESHPEILDEPAPTVRLTELGDSSVGLKSRIWIDDPSRSDFVKTRSEYVQTVKQRFDEEDINIPYPNRTLGGSLDIAGYEAVAETADD from the coding sequence ATGATACAGACCACGCCGACGGGTGGGGCCGCGAGCGGCGGTGCGGTCGCTGGACTGCTGGACTCCGCCGGCGTTCCGTATGCCGGCCCCATCGGTGCCGCGATCTCGTTTATTATCGCCTTCGCTGTCGTCTACGTCCTCGGCCGTCTGCTGATTCTGCCGGTCGTCGATCGTACGCTCAAGACTCGTGAGCTCGACGAACACGCACGGAAACCGCTGAAGAAGGTCACGAGCATCCTGATCGTCTTCGTCGCGATCTCGGTCGCCTTCGGCTTTGCCGGCTACGGGAACTTCCTGCAGTCGCTCGCCACGGTCGCGGCCGCCGCCACGCTGGCGATCGGGTTCGCGATGCAGGACGTTCTCAAGAACTTCGTCGCCGGTGTGTTCATCTACACGGACAAGCCGTTCCGGATCGGCGACTGGATCGAGTGGGACGGCAACTCCGGCATCGTTGAGGACATCAGTCTGCGCGTCTCCCGCGTCCGGACGTTCGACAACGAACTGCTGACGGTTCCCAACTCCAACCTCACCGACGGCGTCATCAAGAACCCCGTCGCCAAGGGACAGCTCCGCCTGCAGTTCCTCTTTGGCATCGGCTACGACGACGACATCGACAAGGCGACCGAGATCATCATCGAGGAAGCCGAGAGCCACCCGGAGATCCTCGACGAACCCGCACCCACGGTCCGGCTGACCGAACTGGGTGACTCCTCGGTCGGGCTGAAGTCCCGAATCTGGATCGACGATCCGAGCCGGAGTGACTTCGTGAAGACCCGCAGCGAGTACGTCCAGACGGTCAAACAGCGCTTCGACGAGGAGGACATCAACATCCCCTACCCGAACCGCACGCTCGGAGGCAGCCTCGACATCGCCGGCTACGAGGCCGTCGCGGAAACCGCCGACGACTAG